The following are encoded together in the Anopheles nili chromosome 3, idAnoNiliSN_F5_01, whole genome shotgun sequence genome:
- the LOC128726619 gene encoding protein-serine O-palmitoleoyltransferase porcupine — MDYYYDDYYDEYYEQLDQPIPVREISLEETINNCVHPSLRFARDYIFNFIVSNLLFSILILLARKIFPSSYRCLHLLSCVCGAILLYRVIDHGYYHFIQLAVSLHVVQWIVHHWFSGSGRYIKSSFIVIAYGIGNLLVSELLEPSSETWNRIRGTQMILLMKALSLAFDTEDNYSLRQQLNTLSYSGYILCPANVILGPWISFNDYLNIWKPTPNIDLKHNRSSVLRILIHLFRVIFSALMAAGFLLISNCMIDYLVAPVATWKWVRAYSRALSFRTSHYFIAYLSQCCMISAAVDWNRVEEERSFMLPVSSLYRVTSPIAVEFPRSLVQVVTAWNIPMHIWLKRYIFRTTKRPFGNAAAIAITYIISSLLHGLHYRLWITLLTIGLWTYVEHEIRRKIAAIYSACVLVGKCPEPCIVHQHKSKSLLCIIINTLFFLLNMFNLIYLGCIFESTEGPPEEISNEKSIFARWTELNFASHWLLGFAYLFYVII, encoded by the coding sequence ATGGACTACTATTATGACGATTACTACGACGAATATTACGAGCAGTTGGATCAACCGATACCTGTCCGTGAAATCAGCCTAGAAGAAACGATAAACAACTGTGTGCATCCTTCGTTAAGATTCGCTAGAGATTACATCTTTAATTTCATCGTCAGTAACCTGCTGTTCAGTATCCTAATACTGCTCGCTCGAAAGATCTTTCCTTCTTCCTATCGCTGCCTGCATTTGTTGAGCTGTGTTTGTGGAGCGATTTTGCTGTATCGAGTAATCGACCACGGTTACTATCACTTTATTCAGCTGGCGGTTTCCTTGCACGTGGTGCAATGGATAGTGCATCACTGGTTCTCTGGCAGCGGTCGATATATCAAATCTTCATTCATCGTTATCGCCTACGGTATCGGAAATCTCTTGGTTAGCGAGCTATTAGAACCATCTTCCGAAACATGGAATCGCATCCGTGGTACGCAGATGATTTTATTAATGAAAGCGTTGTCGTTAGCTTTCGATACAGAAGACAACTATTCACTTCggcagcagttgaacacgctTTCTTACTCTGGATACATATTGTGCCCGGCAAACGTTATCCTTGGGCCGTGGATCTCGTTCAACGATTACTTAAATATCTGGAAACCTACACCGAACATTGATTTGAAGCATAACCGTTCCTCTGTACTCCGCATATTGATTCACCTCTTCAGAGTAATATTCAGTGCGCTAATGGCAGCCGGATTTTTGCTGATTTCGAACTGTATGATCGACTATCTGGTAGCACCCGTTGCAACATGGAAATGGGTTCGAGCGTACAGTAGAGCGTTATCATTCCGAACGAGCCACTACTTTATTGCATACCTATCGCAGTGTTGCATGATTTCAGCAGCAGTCGATTGGAATCGTGTGGAAGAAGAGAGATCGTTCATGCTACCTGTAAGCTCACTGTATCGCGTGACCTCACCGATAGCTGTGGAGTTTCCACGATCGCTGGTGCAAGTAGTGACCGCTTGGAACATACCGATGCACATCTGGCTGAAGCGCTATATTTTCCGAACGACCAAGCGCCCATTCGGAAACGCAGCCGCGATCGCAATCACATACATCATCTCATCGCTACTACATGGTTTGCACTATCGTTTGTGGATAACGCTGCTTACCATCGGCTTGTGGACATACGTGGAGCATGAAATAAGGAGAAAAATTGCGGCCATCTACTCGGCGTGCGTCCTCGTTGGCAAGTGTCCCGAACCGTGCATCGTGCACCAGCACAAAAGCAAATCACTGTTGTGCATCATCATTAACACGCTCTTTTTCTTGCTAAATATGTTCAACCTAATCTACCTCGGTTGCATTTTTGAGTCGACGGAAGGTCCACCTGAGGAAATTTCTAATGAGAAATCCATTTTCGCTCGTTGGACAGAGCTGAATTTTGCCTCCCACTGGTTACTAGGGTTTGCTTATCTATTTTATGTTATTATATAA